One Catharus ustulatus isolate bCatUst1 chromosome 2, bCatUst1.pri.v2, whole genome shotgun sequence genomic window carries:
- the LMO7 gene encoding LIM domain only protein 7 isoform X12 produces the protein MSFCIPYVKLLLKYLNRLDILNSNQRRQRQLDTKEENKPRVNNPSQLSGYFDEDEEEVGIPNIEKDDLYFRKLSSSAPNTVVAFDKFLPKFWTPEEELLWKKIKKSSFKPWYKEIQGFSRKRSDSEDEEFAYKQSCTIVANQPRPSFDWNSSCRRDQNYKPTAEYVGSSLSQIAEGKILESSDQPSQFSLLQALQKYTDYMSSEMETRIDPTSGPRLITCRKNVSFIPGGKQGDEENGYLYPDLENDDLFVRKTGAFHVNQVVLQDPRYLKKFSEQEPPLEGEIILQPREGQTVIPDLEKDDMIFRKVLSQKKEVPLSGAPDKYHPALFPDPWSLPEEIRSKFLCLLEKNAIPEERKSNGRVLSPSLRHKKDDMLTRKIESWKVGSNIQPVNFIPGPCSEEDWKKWEAIREASKVRHKKRQMVERLFQKLSDEQGSKSLNDVSAEELQSLRRIRYEELQKIKEQLQEQDLKWQEDLAKWKSRRKSYTSELQKKKEEREEIERRASEVSGSSTKSLKEMQQEREERDQDSYEQQKQEHNWAYSLNDDVFSEEKAPSTATKDWSAAKDYRLEEDTSYSTKDSRSVYGTQPPKESLLESSAARGTPAPSESLAQEREQSPALLSTRYSGNAQTGSAQVSASLPRTYQKTDTSRLTSVVTPRPFGVHSRGISSLPRSFTMDDAQKYNGEVEKTKRTQTLFTSMSFSQPESAHSLSTGAFGSRGEEEEEEKGVQSTPPPSLALPLKSQDQDAGSSIPKPEYGIPPDSLSLASSAEIASSAEPKDSKSMEQYSEMRISINQRPGHSRSFGFTTNWSSSGAIVQTVEEGSPAALCQLHVDDEIIAVNGTKVSHMDYSQWEEAISRALETGNLVMDVRRYGKNGTSENKWIDATSGEKISNASTISTNRDFSSSLQSSDTETKLINGMQGDLGSNEQRASEPISLKNLKRRSQFFEQGSSGYSYNSWVYLCGGPEPAMPDLPVPSISAPSRRVWDQEEERKRQEKWQKEQDRLLQEKYQREQEKLREEWLRAKQEAEKESSKYFDEEQTVLTQNTTPVTSQAPPVSSWRASPEATAPEEPERDGEHELAGSLLQEEEERRRLQEERRIQEEATRRFEQEQQERELQELERQRKEREQQYAEEQRRQAEMEEQRRQAERQREASVEVPQYQRHYERYEVSKTIEDRAGHPVIDRHYERYEISKTIEEPGQSFGDRSKSKSTTELNEFNRIKNGTQSKYSERSWNMGESQKKSQKEQNLSAAELERQQILQEMRKKTSLHTDSSWIRQRSASIHKEPVSLYSSSMRRGESLDNLDSSGMRSWRHHSWLNQSASSSSLSSSQDLSRPVSTSNRAYMCTPSSSKAPPAATSARTPSTSQTAPRAQSPLSASQSGSQTRSRSVSGKKICSYCNNILGKGAAMIIESLGLCYHLHCFKCVACGCDLGGSRSGAEVRIRNNKLFCNDCYIRFKTGQPTSM, from the exons ATGTCTTTTTGCATTCCTTATGTCAAGTTGCTCCTAAAATATCTTAACCGGTTGGATATTTTGAACAGTAACcagaggaggcagaggcagTTGGATActaaagaggaaaacaaaccaagagTTAACAATCCTTCACAATTATCTGGGTATTTTGATGAGGACGAGGAAGAAGTAGGCATCCCAAACATTGAAAAAGATGATCTTTATTTTCGCAAGCTAAGTTCTTCAGCGCCAAATACAGTTGTTGCTTTTGacaaatttcttcctaaattttggactccagaggaagaattgctatggaaaaaaatcaagaaatccTCTTTCAAACCCTGGTATAAAGAGATTCAAGGGTTCAG tAGAAAGAGATCAGATTCTGAGGATGAGGAATTTGCTTACAAACAAAGCTGTACCATTGTTGCTAATCAACCAAGACCAAGTTTTGACTGGAACAGTAGCTGCAGAAGGGATCAGAATTATAAGCCAACTGCTGAATATGTGGGAAGCTCATTGTCACAgattgcagaaggaaaaatcttGGAGTCTTCTGATCAGCCCAG TCAGTTTTCGTTACTTCAGGCTCTGCAAAAATACACTGACTACATGTCTTCTGAAATGGAGACCAGAATTGATCCTACTTCTGGCCCTAGGCTCATAACATGTAGAAAGAATGTTTCCTTTATACCAGGAGGCAAGCAAGGAGATGAGGAAAATGGATATCTATATCCAGATTTGGAAAATGATGATTTGTTCGTTCGGAAAACTGGGGCTTTCCATGTGAATCAAGTTGTTCTTCAAGATCCCCGGTATTTAAAGAAATTCTCTGAGCAGGAACCTCCTTTAGAGGGTGAGATAATTCTGCAACCCAGAGAGGGCCAAACTGTGATTCCAGATTTGGAAAAGGATGACATGATTTTTCGTAAAGTCCTCTCTCAAAAAAAAGAGGTGCCTTTATCAGGTGCTCCTGACAAGTATCACCCAGCACTGTTTCCTGATCCATGGAGTCTTCCAGAAGAGATCCGGTCCAAATTTCTATGtttacttgaaaaaaatgcGATaccagaggaaaggaagagcaaTGGCCGAGTGCTGTCACCGTCTTTACGCCATAAGAAGGACGATATGCTGACCCGCAAGATTGAATCTTGGAAAGTGGGAAGCAACATCCAGCCAGTAAATTTTATCCCAGGTCCATGCAGTGAAGAAGACTGGAAGAAGTGGGAAGCAATCAGGGAGGCCAGCAAAGTTAGACACAAGAAACGGCAGATGGTGGAGAG ACTGTTTCAAAAGCTTTCTGATGAGCAAGG GAGTAAATCTTTGAATGATGTcagtgcagaggagctgcagtcTCTGCGCAGAATCCGTTATGAAGAGCTGCAGAAGATAAAAGAGCAACTACAAGAACAAGATCTAAAGTGGCAAGAA GATCTAGCAAAATGGAAGAGTCGTAGAAAGAGTTACACTTCagaactgcaaaagaaaaaggaagagagagaagaaattgAAAGGAGAGCCTCTGAGGTGTCTGGAAGCAGTACCAAGTCACTgaaagaaatgcagcaggagag GGAGGAGAGAGATCAAGACTCCTATGAACAGCAGAAACAGGAGCACAACTGGGCGTATTCATTGAACGATGATGTGttcagtgaagaaaaagcaCCTTCCACAGCCACAAAAGATTGGTCAGCAGCCAAAGATTACCGTTTGGAAGAAGACACTTCGTACAGCACTAAGGACAGCAGAAGTGTGTACGGCACACAGCCACCCAAGGAGAGCCTGCTGGAGAGCTCGGCTGCGCGCGGAACTCCTGCCCCATCGGAGAGCCTGGCGCAGGAGCGGGAGCAGAGCCCGGCTCTTTTGTCCACTCGCTACTCAGGGAATGCTCAAACTGGGTCAGCTCAGGTTTCAGCTTCTCTCCCGAGAACTTACCAGAAAACTGATACCTCCAGGTTAACATCTGTGGTTACACCAAGACCTTTTGGTGTCCACTCAAGAGGAATCTCGTCACTTCCACGGTCGTTCACG ATGGATGATGCTCAGAAATACAATGGAGAAGTAGAAAAAACTAAAAGAACTCAAACTTTGTTCACCAGCATGTCCTTTTCACAACCAGAGTCTGCACACTCTCTCTCCACTGGTGCATTTGGAAGCAgaggtgaggaggaagaggaggaaaaaggtgTTCAGTCAACACCTCCTCCTAGTTTGGCATTACCTTTAAAGTCCCAAGACCAAGATGCTGGAAGCAGTATTCCTAAGCCAGAGTATGGCATCCCTCCTGATTCTCTTTCACTTGCATCTTCTGCAGAAATTGCGAGTTCAGCAGAGCCTAAGGATTCAAAGTCCATG gaacaGTACAGTGAAATGAGAATCAGTATAAACCAGAGACCTGGCCACAGTCGCAGCTTTGGGTTTACAACAAACTGGAGTTCTTCAGGAGCCATTGTACAGACAGTTGAAGAAG gcagccctgcagcactttgTCAGCTGCATGTAGATGATGAGATCATTGCTGTCAATGGCACAAAGGTTTCACATATGGACTACAGTCAGTGGGAAGAGGCCATCAGCAGAGCACTAGAAACTGGAAACCTGGTCATGGATGTCAGACGATATGGAAAGAACG GtacatctgaaaataaatggattGATGCaacttcaggagaaaaaatttcaaatgcttCCACCATATCCACAAACAGAGATTTCTCCAGCAGCCTTCAAAGTTCT gatacagaaacaaaattgaTAAATGGAATGCAAGGAGATCTTGGCTCTAATGAACAGAGAG cATCTGAAcctatttctttgaaaaacttaAAAAGACGGTCACAATTTTTTGAACAAG GGTCATCAGGTTATTCTTACAATTCATGGGTCTACCTTTGTG GAGGCCCAGAGCCTGCAATGCCTGAT ctcccagtcccatccaTCAGTGCTCCTAGTCGTCGGGTTTGGGAtcaagaggaagagagaaaacgacaggaaaaatggcaaaaagagCAGGACCGTTTGCTACAG GAGAAATATCAACGAGAACAAGAGAAACTGAGGGAAGAATGGCTACGAGCTaaacaagaagcagaaaaggagagCTCCAAGTATTTTGATGAG GAGCAGACTGTTCTAACCCAAAATACAACACCCGTCACTTCTCAGGCTCCTCCTGTGTCCAGCTGGAGAGCAAGCCCTGAAGCAACTGCGCCCGAGGAGCCAGAACGAGATGGAGAACACgagctggcagggagcttgctacaggaggaagaagaaaggaggagGCTTCAGGAGGAGCGGAGGATCCAGGAAGAAGCAACCAGGCGTTTTGAGCAAGAGCAGCAAGAGCGGGAACTGCAAGAGCTGGAGAGACAACGTaaggagagggagcagcagtACGCTGAGGAGCAGAGGCGGCAGGCAGAGATGGAGGAGCAGAGGCGGCAGGCGGAAAGGCAGAGGGAGGCGTCAGTGGAGGTCCCTCAGTACCAAAG ACATTATGAGCGCTATGAAGTATCTAAAACAATAGAAGATCGAGCTGGCCATCCTGTCATTGACAG gCATTATGAGCGTTATGAAATTTCTAAAACCATTGAGGAGCCTGGTCAGTCATTTGGTGACAG GAGTAAGTCGAAGTCAACTACAGAACTGAATGAATTCAACAGAATCAAAAATG GTACACAGAGCAAGTATTCAGAGAGGTCCTGGAACATGGGTGAGTCACAGAAGAAGTCTCAGAAGGAGCAAAACCTGTCTGCAGCAGAGTTGGAGAGACAGCAAATCCTTcaggaaatgagaaagaaaacatctctCCACACGGACAGCAGCTGGATTAGGCAGCGCAGTGCCAGTATACATAAGGAGCCCGTTAGTCTGTACAGCAGTAGTATGAGGAG AGGGGAGTCTTTGGACAATCTTGATTCTTCAGGAATGAGGTCATGGAGGCACCACTCATGGCTGAACCAGTCTGCGTCCTCTTCCTCTCTATCTTCTAGTCAAGATTTAAGTCGCCCAGTGTCCACTTCAAACCGAGCCTACATGTGcactccttcctccagcaaagcacctcctgcagccacctctgccaGAACCCCCTCCACGTCCCAGACAGCTCCCCGGGCTCAGtctcctctctctgcttcccAGTCAGGGTCCCAGACACGCAGTAG GTCAGTCAGTGGGAAGAAAATCTGTTCATACTGTAATAACATTCTGGGCAAAGGAGCAGCCATGATCATTGAGTCTCTTGGTCTTTGTTATCATTTACATTGCTTTAAG